The [Chlorobium] sp. 445 sequence GCGTGCAGGCTGGAAAGTCTTTTTCGTGCCTTCCGCACGGCTTACCCATTTGTTTAGTTACTCCTACGGCGGCGAGACACCCGAAAAAGTCAAGCGCCAAATGGAACGGTTTCTGCTTGGACTCTCACGCTTTTGCTACAAACATTACTTACCTGCTAAGGCATACCTGACGCTGCGGCTCTATCGCTGGCTCTTTTTCAAGACATGGCTCATGCTGCGACTCAAACGCCATTTTGCACACAAAGCCCGACAGTCTGCGCTCGAACTTGAGATTTTTCGCAACCGCTTTGGATTTTATTTTCTCAAAACTTTGACACAGCCATCAGCAACTCACCCATGACAGTCAGATGAAAGTCTGCGTGCTACTTTCTACATACAACGGCGAAACCTATCTGGCTGAACAGTTGGAGAGCATCTTTCGTCAAAAGCAGGTTGCGCTCTCGCTTTATGTGCGCGACGATGGCTCACAAGACCGCACTTGGCAGATTCTCTCCGATTATGCCCAGCGGTATGCGAACCTTCGACTCTTTCGTGGCGAAAATCTCGGTGCTGCAAAAGTTTTTTTTGGCTTTTGGAGCATGCCGATGCTGAGGCAGATTACTTTAGCTTTAGCGATCAAGATGATGTGTGGCACTCTGACAAACTCTCTCGTGCCCTTGCCTATCTTTCACAAGCCGATGGCACAGCGCCTTTGCTTTACTTTTCACGCTTTGAGATTGTTGACACACAACTCAGGCACTTGGCATATTCACCTCATGCACAACGCCTGGGGTTTGCTAATGCACTCGTACAAAATCAAGCCACCGGCTGCACGATGGTCTTCAATCGCGCTTTGCGGTCGCTGATTCTATCTGCCTTGCCTGAACGCACGATTATGCACGACTGGTGGATTTATCTTGTTGCCTCTGCTTTCGGCACCTTGCTCTATGATGAGACACCCACACTTAAATACCGCCAACATGCACAGAATGCCATTGGTACTTCAGTTACACTTTTGGGCAAAATGCAGCGGCATTGGAAAAGTTTGACACAGGGCAATAGCCGCATTTTCCGATTAAGCCAGCAAGCTCATGAATTCGAGAAGTGTTTTGGTGCAAAACTTGCCGCACGAGAAAGCCGTATCTTGCAGCGTTTTTTGCAGTCTAAACAGCAGTTTTCTGCACGTATTGGGTATCTCTTGACAGGTGAAGCGCTTCGGCAGTCTTTTCTTGACAATGTGATTCTCAAAACCGTCATTGCGCTAAACCGATACTGATGCGCAAACCGAAGATTCTGCATATCATCACCGTGTTTAGTGTCGGTGGCGCTACTGAAGGCGTTGTAGCTTTAGCCTGCGGCTTACAAAAGAAAGGCTATGATGTTGAAATTGCAACGGGTCCGAACGTTGCATCTGAAGGGGATTTATTTAGCGAAGCACGCACCTTAGGGCTGCGTGTTACGGTCTTTCCTGACCTTGTCAAAGAAGTTAGCCCATTGCACGACTTGCGCGCCTTTCTTGACCTCTACGATTTCATTTGCTCGCGTAAGTTTGACATTGTGCACACGCACACAGCGAAAGCGGGCATCTTAGGTCGCTTTGCTGCAGCTCTGGCTGGCGTGCCACTCACCTTTCACACTTTGCATTTACTTTCTTTTACAGCGCATCAACCTGCTGCTTTGCGTCGACTTTTCCTTTTGCTTGAACGCTGGGCAGCGCGTTATACCACACATTTTACCAGTGTCTCGCAAACCATGATTGAAACACATCTTGCCAACGCAATTGGCAGAAGAGAGCAATACTCCGTCGTGCGTAGTGGCTTGCATGATTCATTTTTCATGCCCATTCCTGATGTCAGACAACTCAAAAAGCACTATGCAAACAAGTTTGGCTTTGCTGAGAGTGATTTCATTGTCTCTAAAATCTCACGACTGACGAAGCTCAAAGGTCATCAATTTCTCATTGATGCTATGCCACGCATTTTGGCAGCAGTGCCTTCAGCGAAGTTTCTCTTCATTGGTGGTGGCGATTTTGAGCCTCAGCTTCGCCAATACATCGCAGCGTGTGGGCTTACTTCGGCGGTGCGCTTTGTGGGTGTTGTACCACCTGCGGAAGTTGCACGCCTTGTTGCTATTAGCGATGTGATTGTCCATACCTCTCTGCATGAGGGTTTAGCACGTGTCATTCAGGAAGCAATGGCAATGGCAAAGCCAATTGTTTGTTTCAATCTCGACGGGGCCTCAGAGATGATTCGTGATGGTGAAAATGGGTTTCTCATTCCTGCTTCGCCTGTTACACCGCAGACAATTGAGCAATTGGCAGAAAAAATCATTTTGCTGGCGCATCACGCTGACTTGCGTCTTGCTTTGGGGCAAGCCTCTGTGCAGCGCGCTTATGCTGAGTTTACAAACGCCGCTATGACACATGCAATCGAGCAGCTTTACCTTCGGTGCTGGCACGAGTGTTAGCAAACAGGCTCTCCAAGCATACCGCACTCATGCCAAAACAGATGATTTGCTGTTTTGCAATCCGAAAGAATCGCTGTATCTTTGGCGCTCAATTTTTTGAATGTCTTTACATCAAATTTGAAACGATAACGCTGAACTATGCCACAGCATAAGTCCGCTGAAAAACGTGTACGCCAGTCCAAGCGTCGCAACGCCTATAACCGCGCTCGGAAAAAAGAGGCGAAACAGTTGATTAAAACCGTTGCACGTCTTGCTGCAAGCAATGCGCCAAAGGAAGAACTTGAAAAAGCGCTGCGTGCAGCGACCCAAAAGCTCGATCGCATTGCCGCTAAAGGCGTGATTCACAAAAACAAAGCTGCTCGCCAAAAATCGGCGCTCGCGAAACTGGTCAACCGTCGCACCCAATCAGCCAGCGCTTCAGCGTAAAGTCGGCATAGTGCTCTTGAGGTGCCTGTCTTACGCCCTGTTGCTACGTTTATTTCATCTTAACTTGCCGCTCTCATGATTGCCTACCTGATTGGCACGCTGACCGACAAATCGCCGACAGAGGTAACGATGGAAGTAGGCGGCATTGGCTTTAGTGCGAGTATTTCAGCAAATACCTATGCGGAATTACCAGAGCTCAATCAGACGGTCAAATTGCTTACTTATCTTTATGTGCGTGATGATGCCTTTCAACTCTATGGTTTTGCTCGCGAAGAAGAACGTGTGATCTTTAAGCTGCTAATTAGCGTTGGCGGTGTCGGACCCAAAATGGCGCAAACCATTCTTTCTGGCATGGACGTTGGGGCACTGCGTGAAGCCATTATTGGCAATCACCTTGCTGCGCTGACGCGCATTTCAGGCGTAGGCAGAAAAACTGCAGAGCGCATCATTTTGGAACTACGCGATAAACTTACCAAATTAGATTTAAAACCAACGCCAATCGGTGTTCAAAGCGACTTGCAGCAAGCCCGAAGTGATGCGTATTCTGCACTTTTAGCACTTGGCTTTGCAAAGCCTGTTGCCGAAAAAGCCATGCGTGCCGCCATCGCTGAAGCACCGAATGCAAAAACCGATGAACTTGTGCGCCTCGCTCTAAAGTACGCACAGAAGTGATAGCCCTTAAGTCTTCAACTTTAGATGTCAAAAAGCCACTCATAAATCTGCCGGCGGTTTAGTAACTTACGCCGTAAGCCATAAGCTTAGAGCGCAATTTGCGCCACAGACACTGCAGGATGAAAATACACCGAGTTTAACACTTTTGATTTAATCAATGACCTATCAAGATGCCATCGCCTTTTTGTTTCCGCTTCACCGCTTCGGCATGAAGATGAGCTTGGAGAATATCACGGCGCTTTGCAACTATCTGGGTAACCCTGAACGCCGGCTTGGCACCGTTGTGCATATTGCCGGCACAAATGGCAAAGGGTCAACTGCGGCATTTATGGCATCAATTTGCCAAGAAGCAGGATTAAAAACCGCACTTTACACCTCGCCGCATGTCGAACGCTTTGAGGAAAGAATTCGCATCAATGGTCAGATGATTAGCGAAGACTACATAGCAGGCTTAACCGCTGACCTCAAAGCAAAAATTCAAGACCTTAATGCGACGTTTTTTGAAGCTACAACGGCTATGGCGTTTAGGTATTTTTCAGAAGAATCCGTTGATGTCTCCGTCATTGAAGTGGGCATGGGCGGGCGACTTGATGCAACTAATGTGGTCTTGCCTGATTATTGCCTCATTACGCCGATTGATTATGACCATCAACAGTGGTTAGGCGAGACTATTGAGCAAATTGCCGCAGAAAAAGCAGGTATCGTGAAATCTCGTGCCCAGACTATTGTGGCTCGTCAGCACTTGGAAGCGCTGGAAGTGATTATGGCAGTCGCAAAAGAAAAAAAAAGTCGCCTGTTACAGTTGCCCCAGCGGTTGCACACAGTCAACTTGCGCCCTCTGCGTTAGGTGAGTTGGCGGTACATCTCAAAACGCCCGTACGCAGTTATTTTGGCTTGCGCACCTCACTCTGGGGTCAGTATCAAGCCGAAAACTTGCGTCTTGCTACGCTCTGCGCAGAGGCTATGACTCTTACCGAGCGCGCTATCCGTGATGGCATTCGGCATGTTTTGCGCAACACAGGACATCGTGCGCGTCTGGAAATTCTTTCTCGTTCACCGCTTGTAATCTTGGATGCATCGCACAATCCCAACGGCATGGAACACACCGTTCGCACTTTGGAGCAGCATCGCCATGAGTTTAATCGACTCTTAGTTATCTTTGGGGCTATGCAGGATAAGGATATCAGAGGCATGCTGCTGCCTCTTGCACGTATAGCAAATAAGTTTTATCTCGCATCTGCGAATCTTGAGCGTGCGGCTCGTGTGGAGGACCTTGCTCTGTTGCTTTCAGAGATTGGGGCTATGCACCGCACTTTTGAGAGCATTGCGCAAGCCGTTCATGCTGCAAGAGAAGAGATGCAGGAAAAAGATGCTTTGCTGATAACAGGTTCGTTTTATGTCTCAGGCGAAGTTTCGTTAATCTTGAAGATGAGTGGTGAGTCTGAAAAAGTCCTTGCGTAATTTTGTTGTTTGTCTCAAATTTGTCCTTATATTTGCAGTTGAACGCATTAAGTAAGCAAATCACTTTTTTCAATACACTCTCTTTCACAAGCCTGTGTCGGCCTGCATTCAGACTTTGAAGCGTCAACTGTAACTTTGAAATACGCGCCGAAGATTTTTCTACGGGAATTTTCTATACCCTTTCAAACACGTCACTGAGTTGAAACTGTAATTGCTCTCGTAAGAGAAGCATTACAACATTATAATTCTCAACATCATTCTTGAAGATAATTATGAGTTCACCAAGCACTGCAACTACCGCCACGACCAACGGGCTTGATATTGCTACCCTGCAAAAAAAGAAGGTGGCTGAGCTGACTGTCATCGCAAAAGAAATGGGCATTTCCACAAGCGGGTTGCGCAAAGATGAGATTATCTATAAAATCATCGAGACACAAGCCCAAAAGGCTGAGAGTGCACCCGAAACTGCCACTAATGTCATCACCAATACGGGTGTCTTGCAAGTGATGTCTGACGGCTATGGCTTTTTGCGCTCACCGAACTACAACTATCTTTCTTCGCCCGATGACATTTATGTCTCGCCTTCGCAAATCAAACGCTTCAATATGAAGACGGGTGACACCGTGCGCGGGCAAGTACGTGCGCCGAAAGAAGGCGAGCGATTCTTCGCTCTGCTTAAAATTGAGACCATTAACGGCGTTGATCCTGAAGCCATACGCGATAGAATCAATTTCGATAACCTTACACCGCTCTATCCTACCGAGCGCTTGCGCTTGGAGACCGTGCCCAGCGAAGTTTCCATGCGAATTATGGACATCTTCACACCGATTGGCAAAGGGCAACGTGGCTTGATTGTAGCACAGCCCAAAACAGGCAAAACCATGCTTTTGCAAAAAATTGCAAACAGCATCGCTAAGAATCATCCCGAAGTCTATCTCATTGTGCTGCTGATTGATGAACGCCCTGAAGAAGTCACTGATATGGAGCGCAATGTGCAAGCTGAAGTCATTAGCTCGACCTTCGACGAAGAGCCCGAGCGGCATGTGCAAGTTGCAGAGATGGTCCTTGAGAAAGCCAAGCGCCTTGTGGAAACGCGCCGTGATGTGGTCATCTTGCTCGACTCCATTACACGCCTTGCTCGTGCACATAACACGGTTATTCCGCATTCTGGTAAGATTCTCTCTGGCGGGATTGATGCTAATGCTCTGCATAAGCCCAAGCGATTTTTTGGTGCCGCACGCAATGTCGAAGAAGGTGGCAGCCTGACCATTATTGCTACAGCACTCGTCGATACAGGCTCACGTATGGACGATGTTATCTTCGAAGAGTTCAAAGGCACAGGTAATATGGAACTTGTGCTCGATCGTCGCCTTGCAGATCGGCGCATCTTCCCTGCTATTGATATTCTCAAATCTGGTACACGCCGTGAAGAGTTGCTCGTCTCACAAGAAGAAATTTCAAGAATGTGGCTCCTGCGCAAATACCTTGCCGACAAGACCCCAATTGAAGGTATGGAGTTTATTTTGGAGAAAATCGAGAGCACAAAGAGCAACAAAGAGTTCTTCAAACTCATGAACGCGGGAGCATAAGCGAAGCAAAGGGCGCAACTTTATCTCACAGTTGATGCTGTGCTTTGAATTGACGCAAGGCTTGTTCAATTTCTTGTGAGGTTGCAAACTTCAAGCACTGCGCAGCTAGTTCGCTGGCTTCATTGAGCAAGACACGCGAAATGATGCGCTTGATTTGCGGAATGTTTGAACTTGCAACGCTAAATTCGTGCAGTCCTAAGCCCAAAAGCAAGGGTATTGCTAAGGTGTTTGCAGCCATCTCACCACACATTGACACACGGCACCGATACTTTCGTGCTACCTTGATAATCCGACCAATCATGCGAATCACCGCAGGGTGAAGGCGATTGTAAAGGCTCTGCACGACTTCGTTGTTGCGGTCAACGGCAACTGTGTATTGTATGAGATCATTGGTGCCAATACTAAAAAATTCAAGCTCTTGGGCGAGT is a genomic window containing:
- the rpsT gene encoding 30S ribosomal protein S20, with translation MPQHKSAEKRVRQSKRRNAYNRARKKEAKQLIKTVARLAASNAPKEELEKALRAATQKLDRIAAKGVIHKNKAARQKSALAKLVNRRTQSASASA
- a CDS encoding Holliday junction branch migration protein RuvA, which gives rise to MIAYLIGTLTDKSPTEVTMEVGGIGFSASISANTYAELPELNQTVKLLTYLYVRDDAFQLYGFAREEERVIFKLLISVGGVGPKMAQTILSGMDVGALREAIIGNHLAALTRISGVGRKTAERIILELRDKLTKLDLKPTPIGVQSDLQQARSDAYSALLALGFAKPVAEKAMRAAIAEAPNAKTDELVRLALKYAQK
- a CDS encoding transcription termination factor Rho, giving the protein MSSPSTATTATTNGLDIATLQKKKVAELTVIAKEMGISTSGLRKDEIIYKIIETQAQKAESAPETATNVITNTGVLQVMSDGYGFLRSPNYNYLSSPDDIYVSPSQIKRFNMKTGDTVRGQVRAPKEGERFFALLKIETINGVDPEAIRDRINFDNLTPLYPTERLRLETVPSEVSMRIMDIFTPIGKGQRGLIVAQPKTGKTMLLQKIANSIAKNHPEVYLIVLLIDERPEEVTDMERNVQAEVISSTFDEEPERHVQVAEMVLEKAKRLVETRRDVVILLDSITRLARAHNTVIPHSGKILSGGIDANALHKPKRFFGAARNVEEGGSLTIIATALVDTGSRMDDVIFEEFKGTGNMELVLDRRLADRRIFPAIDILKSGTRREELLVSQEEISRMWLLRKYLADKTPIEGMEFILEKIESTKSNKEFFKLMNAGA